Proteins from one Desulfonema limicola genomic window:
- a CDS encoding DUF1566 domain-containing protein: MSPINRKTLLILLALSICLLPLFALGFPIPDTGQTKCYDNEKEIPCPNEGEPFYGQDANYTINPMSYTKLDASGNDLPDDATDWVMVRDNVTGLIWEVKTDDDSIHDKDNQYTWQESNNVFVTKLNTDNFGENSDWRLPSREELRTIIDYNIPSPGPTINKKYFPNTISSSYWSSSINADDEEEAWSIFYRYGDGSSSGKSNTRYARAVRGQFQAVSHFTINGDGTVTDIQTDLKWQQNGSEIEMSWEDALTYCEILTLGGYSDWRLPTIKELSSIAELTKYEPAINTEYFPSITSSSNYWSSTTDSKYNGSARYVVFKNGRGGTSHKTSKSYVLAVRGGTSQANPLEPEPEPSNSKIITIENGASNIHINGDYAYIIGEKTLNIYDLTVPDNPELINSISDDNIGRDISLSNKNAYILDTMLGNLNIFDTSNPRNLTLTNSYSVNLCSWFLESYQKYVYLGCDVGGVFIIDVSDPSNPQDIGNIDIQIVNTYYWTKDFAINNEYFYFIGWTDEWETLEPYTSYPLAIIDITNAKFPRFNSYIYIPGRPSDIAVSQNYAYITITDRFNYESEQNWNTLDSEKASLEIIDISNSENPLLINSIQIPFPQKVFISGAYAFVLSSENNSDSSLYIVNISNPEQPTIEESIEIPGENSDLWIYNSYAYVVGEQGLHVVDLSSFITYSSITPEISQRPLAGSPGTTFTQWGSGFTKNSTATLHIFDETGDEIGTDTVNIKADGSFEIPYTPSEDKALGKYTWYAVDDTTGSKSQQEITYEITATAYPEISNNPQHGNLFTEFEQIGTGFTPGETATLYFFDDSGQSLGTEKVDIQADGTFKIPYNPPEDKPLGRYYWYAIDDKTGNQTLEVEYWIEEGENQSPDIVHYPPIIAEPGKNLTITATITDSTNYIKNVSIFYRNPGVERDSDEPEFITYPPYELSSGDETFELEVIIPKDVITNNGIEYYIEAIDDNDAMSSVGSSEIPIFVPAGFIWQKISIEQEIYTVSVIADEVPENPKEYVYPLFDGSDDAKKYDPKAIYITDSNNEIVTKTDLQRKILALARNAAIYRLWARMDTDPIPILKRESSPINFETVSQTPQFCGKGNTDTSFGADYPGHLVFPEVYNKETLIFDLVDWEKGDFCLWKGDQVFHPSSLTDFNQRKEIYKDVLRHIILQNGAGIEKEDKLELLNKIVEVLKLYGTADALSVATSIQGAIKKITGDIDNPFDMLSLSTIGKEALVSAIQEYISFIDNYEDLAKISSRVIKSIDIFGKILSVAGSIADYKELEGIYIDWQLTNALLYGHGFQVLENTIESLSEINGKDSALNSAVEEIRSEFDEEVIQNFIKEFEKKIKLQKGKITLNAIQFAVAEVGALLIGTPAAPVGLIMVIGDTALGIIRLGYDSIVAKIEKEELHQAILLLSTLESSWYNNPLKKELNELAHNHIASKKAINKLNWNVSTRLYQAIFITDKIYEEQTEFMNTVFAGKDKKKMIEDMKNFKERLITHMKGQIDEGAEYGDMLNRISGKLFLNDNYVFFVPERELKELLNILENPKESHSENGIKYTLNSPGEIGIIDPVGRRCGAFVNYDENGEQKIIEINEIPGATFNRNSHSKEIYAPISATGDNKVKLTGTDNGAYTLSVRETSEDNTIISENQFTGEFEKGKTEDALINISDAGITIESEPTARGMITGTIINNISGNPVENAYISADTKGAISDSDGKFEISDIEPKEYFIKVETEGFQTYISEKINLSPNENKNIEIKLTPVTRYYFDNDGDGLGNPETMIEATSKPDGFVENADDADDTGDSLPEAPATTNLTVNAGSDQTVNERTTVSLSGSAENGTEPITYNWVQTSGTTVQLNNSSNSTPDFTAPNVGDGSITLTFQLTVTDNTGAQATDTCNIVVKNIDSEQDTEGPGPDDSPGCFISTIF; this comes from the coding sequence ATGAGTCCCATCAACCGTAAAACATTATTGATTTTGTTAGCTCTTTCCATTTGTTTACTCCCACTGTTTGCCCTGGGTTTTCCAATACCTGATACTGGACAGACCAAATGCTATGACAATGAAAAAGAAATCCCATGCCCCAACGAAGGTGAACCGTTCTACGGTCAGGATGCTAATTACACCATCAATCCCATGTCATACACGAAGCTGGATGCCAGCGGGAATGATTTGCCGGATGATGCGACTGATTGGGTAATGGTTCGGGATAATGTTACGGGTTTAATTTGGGAGGTTAAGACGGATGATGATTCAATTCACGATAAGGATAATCAATATACATGGCAAGAATCTAATAATGTATTTGTTACTAAGTTGAACACTGATAATTTTGGCGAAAATTCTGACTGGCGATTACCCTCTCGGGAAGAATTGCGCACAATTATTGATTATAATATTCCATCTCCTGGTCCTACCATAAATAAAAAGTATTTTCCAAATACAATATCATCGTCTTATTGGTCTTCCTCTATCAATGCAGATGATGAAGAAGAAGCGTGGAGTATTTTTTACCGTTATGGTGATGGAAGTAGTAGTGGTAAGTCTAATACTAGATATGCGCGTGCTGTTCGGGGCCAATTTCAGGCAGTTAGTCATTTTACAATTAATGGAGATGGTACAGTTACAGATATTCAGACTGATCTGAAATGGCAACAAAACGGATCTGAAATTGAAATGTCATGGGAAGACGCTCTAACCTATTGCGAAATACTTACGCTTGGCGGGTATAGTGACTGGAGGCTTCCCACCATCAAAGAACTATCATCTATTGCTGAATTAACAAAATATGAACCCGCAATAAATACTGAATACTTTCCAAGCATAACTTCCTCGTCAAATTATTGGTCATCGACTACTGATTCCAAGTACAATGGTAGCGCACGGTATGTTGTTTTCAAAAATGGGCGTGGGGGCACCAGCCATAAAACAAGTAAATCTTATGTACTTGCTGTTCGCGGTGGAACTTCTCAAGCTAATCCTCTTGAGCCGGAACCCGAACCGTCTAATAGTAAAATAATTACTATTGAAAACGGTGCATCGAATATTCATATTAACGGAGATTATGCATATATAATTGGAGAAAAAACTTTAAATATTTATGATCTCACTGTACCCGACAATCCCGAACTTATAAATTCAATTTCAGATGATAATATTGGAAGAGACATTTCATTATCCAATAAAAATGCCTATATATTAGATACAATGCTTGGGAATTTAAATATATTCGATACAAGTAACCCAAGAAATTTGACACTTACTAACTCATATTCCGTAAATCTTTGTTCTTGGTTTTTAGAAAGCTATCAAAAATATGTATATCTTGGTTGCGATGTTGGAGGGGTTTTTATTATTGATGTATCAGACCCTTCAAATCCTCAAGACATTGGTAATATTGACATTCAAATAGTTAACACATATTACTGGACTAAAGATTTTGCCATTAATAATGAATATTTTTATTTTATTGGCTGGACTGATGAATGGGAAACATTAGAACCATACACGTCTTATCCTTTAGCAATTATTGATATAACTAATGCTAAATTTCCGAGATTTAATAGTTATATATATATCCCAGGTCGTCCTTCAGATATTGCTGTGTCACAAAATTATGCCTATATAACTATAACAGACAGATTTAACTATGAAAGTGAACAAAATTGGAATACATTGGATTCAGAAAAAGCAAGTCTTGAGATAATTGATATTAGCAATTCGGAAAATCCTCTACTAATAAATTCAATACAGATTCCATTTCCTCAAAAAGTCTTCATTTCAGGAGCGTATGCTTTTGTCCTTTCCTCAGAGAACAACTCAGATTCCAGTCTTTATATCGTAAATATCAGCAATCCTGAACAACCAACTATTGAGGAATCAATTGAAATTCCAGGGGAGAATTCTGATTTATGGATTTATAATTCTTATGCATATGTAGTTGGCGAACAGGGGTTGCATGTTGTTGATCTATCTTCCTTCATTACTTACTCGTCAATAACTCCTGAAATTAGTCAACGACCTCTTGCAGGTTCTCCAGGAACTACTTTTACTCAATGGGGAAGCGGTTTTACAAAAAACAGCACTGCAACTCTCCATATCTTCGATGAAACCGGAGATGAAATCGGCACGGATACAGTGAATATCAAAGCAGACGGAAGTTTTGAAATTCCTTACACACCCTCTGAAGACAAAGCGCTTGGCAAATACACATGGTATGCAGTGGATGACACTACCGGCAGTAAAAGTCAGCAAGAAATCACTTACGAAATTACAGCAACAGCGTATCCGGAAATCAGCAATAATCCTCAGCATGGTAATTTATTCACCGAATTTGAACAAATAGGAACTGGCTTTACCCCTGGTGAAACAGCAACCCTTTATTTTTTTGATGACAGCGGACAATCCCTTGGCACTGAAAAAGTGGACATTCAAGCAGACGGAACATTCAAAATCCCTTATAATCCGCCTGAAGACAAACCCTTGGGCAGATACTACTGGTATGCAATTGATGATAAAACAGGCAATCAAACTCTTGAGGTGGAATATTGGATAGAAGAAGGTGAAAATCAATCACCTGATATAGTTCATTATCCTCCGATTATTGCAGAACCGGGAAAGAACTTAACAATTACTGCAACGATCACAGATTCCACTAATTATATTAAAAATGTCAGCATTTTCTACCGAAATCCAGGTGTAGAAAGAGACTCTGATGAACCAGAATTTATAACTTATCCGCCATATGAATTATCATCCGGTGATGAAACTTTTGAATTGGAAGTAATAATACCAAAAGATGTCATTACAAATAATGGCATTGAATACTATATTGAAGCCATTGACGATAATGATGCAATGTCATCGGTCGGTTCCTCAGAAATTCCAATATTTGTTCCAGCAGGATTTATTTGGCAAAAAATATCCATTGAGCAGGAAATATATACGGTATCTGTCATTGCTGATGAAGTCCCTGAAAATCCAAAAGAATATGTTTATCCATTATTTGACGGTTCAGATGATGCAAAAAAATATGACCCTAAAGCCATCTATATTACTGACTCCAATAATGAGATCGTAACGAAAACAGACTTACAGAGAAAGATTCTTGCATTGGCTCGTAATGCTGCAATTTATCGTCTATGGGCTAGAATGGATACTGATCCCATTCCGATATTAAAAAGAGAGTCTTCACCGATAAATTTTGAAACAGTTTCTCAAACGCCCCAATTTTGTGGAAAAGGAAATACAGATACCAGCTTCGGTGCCGATTATCCCGGTCATTTAGTTTTTCCAGAGGTATATAATAAAGAAACTTTGATTTTCGACCTTGTGGACTGGGAAAAGGGTGATTTTTGTCTATGGAAAGGAGATCAAGTTTTTCATCCATCTTCTCTTACAGACTTTAACCAAAGAAAAGAAATATATAAAGATGTTCTTAGGCACATTATTTTACAGAATGGTGCAGGTATTGAAAAAGAAGATAAATTAGAACTGTTGAACAAAATTGTAGAAGTATTAAAGCTATATGGCACAGCAGATGCTTTATCTGTTGCAACATCAATTCAAGGTGCAATAAAAAAAATTACTGGAGATATTGATAATCCATTTGATATGTTAAGTCTTTCAACTATCGGCAAGGAAGCCCTTGTTAGTGCAATTCAGGAATATATATCTTTTATAGACAATTATGAGGATCTTGCAAAAATCTCATCAAGAGTAATAAAAAGTATTGATATTTTTGGTAAAATTTTAAGTGTAGCAGGTTCGATAGCTGATTATAAAGAATTAGAAGGGATATATATTGATTGGCAACTGACAAACGCACTTTTATATGGTCATGGATTTCAAGTTTTAGAAAATACAATCGAATCACTTAGTGAAATTAATGGAAAAGATTCAGCGCTGAATTCCGCAGTTGAAGAAATACGATCTGAATTCGATGAAGAGGTAATTCAGAATTTTATTAAAGAATTTGAAAAGAAAATAAAATTACAAAAAGGTAAAATAACATTAAATGCAATTCAATTTGCTGTCGCTGAAGTGGGAGCATTATTGATAGGGACACCCGCCGCACCTGTTGGATTAATAATGGTAATTGGCGACACGGCTTTAGGCATTATTAGGTTAGGTTATGATTCAATAGTTGCTAAAATTGAAAAAGAAGAATTGCATCAGGCAATTTTGCTTCTTTCAACACTTGAAAGTTCTTGGTATAATAATCCTTTAAAAAAAGAGTTAAATGAACTTGCGCACAATCATATTGCAAGTAAAAAAGCAATTAATAAACTGAACTGGAACGTATCAACCAGACTTTATCAGGCGATTTTTATAACAGATAAAATCTATGAAGAGCAAACAGAGTTTATGAATACAGTATTTGCCGGTAAAGATAAGAAAAAAATGATAGAAGATATGAAAAATTTCAAGGAAAGGCTAATAACGCATATGAAAGGTCAAATTGATGAAGGCGCGGAGTATGGAGACATGCTCAACAGAATTTCCGGTAAGCTTTTTCTTAATGATAACTATGTCTTCTTTGTACCTGAAAGGGAATTAAAGGAACTTCTTAATATATTGGAAAATCCAAAGGAATCTCATTCCGAAAATGGAATCAAATACACACTAAATTCTCCTGGGGAGATAGGTATAATTGACCCGGTAGGCAGACGTTGCGGTGCTTTTGTAAATTATGATGAAAATGGTGAACAAAAAATTATTGAGATTAATGAAATTCCAGGCGCAACTTTTAACCGGAATTCTCATTCAAAAGAAATCTATGCTCCAATATCAGCCACAGGTGATAACAAAGTTAAACTTACAGGAACAGATAATGGAGCATATACTTTATCTGTTCGGGAAACATCAGAAGATAATACTATAATTTCAGAAAATCAGTTTACCGGAGAGTTTGAAAAAGGAAAAACGGAAGATGCTTTGATTAATATATCTGATGCCGGAATTACCATCGAATCTGAACCAACAGCAAGAGGGATGATTACTGGTACAATAATCAATAATATTAGTGGTAACCCGGTAGAAAACGCATATATTTCTGCTGATACAAAGGGTGCCATATCTGATTCTGATGGGAAATTTGAGATTTCTGATATTGAGCCAAAAGAGTATTTTATAAAAGTTGAGACTGAAGGTTTTCAAACTTATATATCTGAAAAGATAAATCTATCCCCGAACGAAAATAAAAATATTGAGATTAAGTTAACACCAGTGACCAGATACTATTTTGACAATGATGGAGATGGATTGGGCAACCCGGAAACAATGATAGAGGCAACCAGTAAGCCGGATGGGTTTGTAGAAAATGCTGATGATGCTGACGACACTGGTGATTCTTTACCCGAAGCCCCAGCTACAACTAATCTCACAGTTAACGCAGGCTCAGACCAAACTGTAAATGAAAGAACAACGGTATCTTTAAGTGGTTCAGCAGAAAATGGCACTGAACCAATAACTTATAATTGGGTTCAGACTAGTGGAACAACAGTTCAACTTAACAATTCTTCTAACTCAACACCTGATTTCACTGCCCCTAATGTCGGTGATGGCAGTATTACTCTGACATTTCAGCTTACTGTTACTGACAACACAGGCGCACAAGCCACAGATACATGCAATATAGTTGTTAAAAACATAGATTCAGAGCAGGACACAGAAGGCCCTGGCCCGGATGACAGCCCCGGATGTTTTATTTCTACAATATTTTAA
- the avs4 gene encoding AVAST type 4 anti-phage nuclease Avs4, with translation MIKPNWDIFKVKFSENPQSNFEWFCYLLFCKEFNKPYGIFRYKNQSAIETNPVKTGNDEIGWQAKFYDTPLSSHKTDLLNTIKKAKRDYPNLTKLVIYTNSEWGQYKGKDPKGLIEIEGKAKTLNIILDWRVASFFESEFVSVKNDIIAKHFFTLEKSIFDLSEEQKKHTQNILYEIRTSISFNNISFEIDRNSQLEKLKDKSQQISILSGIGGVGKTVLVKKLYEQLKDEIPFFVFKAVEFELRNINDLFTDFTFYDFARAYKDIKNKIIVIDSSEKLLDLKNSDPFKEFLKILIEDKWEIIFTTRENYLEDLNYQFFEIYNIAPQNIRINNLELKELFTISDQYLFSLPKDEKLVELIRNPFYLNEYLKFYTDREELKYSEFKNKLWNRNIKKAKPERERCFLQIAFERASTGQFFISPDCESNILDNELVEDGIVGYEATGYFITHDIYEEWALEKIIEKEFIKKTENEDFFDKIGESLPVRRCFRNWLSEKLLLEDSDIKEFIETAIENKQVKPFWKDEIFVSVLLSDYSEIFFDIFKVQLLDNNQKLLKKLTFILRIACKEVDDNFFKQLGFKTLNIFTLKYVLTKPKGRGWESLIKFVYENIKAIGIKNINFIFPVIYDWNSKVNQGETTKLSSLIALQYYQWIINDNSHFSRDDAKNNLLETIIYGSSEIKDELKYVFEAILKHGWKNHRDPYYDLSKFILTKLEGTPVSRILPEYVLKLADLFWTYQPKSEHSYYSPGREIEQYFGLDTNQFDCFPSSAFQTPIYYLLQSSLQKTIDFILNFTNRSVRNYVVSGFDNPVQEIEVFFENGDVKKQYISHCLWNLYRGTSSPVSPYLLQSIHMALEKYFLEQGKNADSKVLESWLLYLLKNSESASISSVVTSIVLAYPEKTFNIAKILFRTKEFINHDTSRLISDKQAESLYSIGYGLNYKKDIHADERIKTCEDEHRKWTLEHQFLKYQLSKNMDTSDKEFSSRQNDLWEILDNYYQELPSESEQSEWDKTWRLYLARMDRRKMDITAEKTEQGLAIQFNPEIAPELEKYREKTIAKSTESWKYSSLKIWSEYKFIRDEKYKQYEQYEDNPNLALNEVKEILSKLNKISAPERYKFQLSEDEYFFTFNQSIPAYVCSVLVRDHFNELSKEEKELCKDIIIEVALSSLDPNYQYQIFDGVQPSISLLPALLNNFPEENEKIKIILLLTLFNEYPVVGMFANESFNIYPITAIHALWKDNFDDAQSLLFGYLLLKPRYDAFRKSIREQYNKVQSMEKFCDDNNEALQDVIENNLTLSSLKEIDKLSLHTLNTAFKIIPFKTDNEDHKIIVKIIISAFVLKILSDDRYGKIDYKIKHDFLKTYAYFVLNLPKNEIQDYLNPFLDNFNLSESIADLFQEIILAEDILNTYDNFWTVWELFKEKVIELCKKGDDYWNVKEIVKSYLFAGFPWKETAKDWHSLKDKNKRFFKEISEKIGHCPSAIYSISKLLNDIGTPYMDDGVIWISYILDKNQDYIDKKLEENTIYYMENFIRKYIYKNREKIKRTRSSKDKVLIILNFLIDKGSAVGYMLRESIV, from the coding sequence ATGATAAAACCAAACTGGGATATATTCAAAGTAAAGTTCAGTGAAAATCCTCAATCTAATTTTGAATGGTTTTGCTATTTACTTTTTTGTAAAGAATTTAACAAGCCATATGGAATTTTCCGCTATAAAAATCAATCTGCAATTGAAACAAATCCTGTAAAAACAGGTAATGATGAAATAGGATGGCAGGCCAAATTTTATGATACTCCACTTTCAAGCCATAAAACAGACTTATTGAATACCATTAAAAAAGCAAAAAGGGATTATCCAAATTTAACAAAATTAGTTATTTATACAAACAGTGAATGGGGACAATATAAAGGAAAAGACCCAAAAGGACTGATAGAAATTGAAGGCAAGGCAAAAACACTTAATATTATTCTGGACTGGAGAGTTGCCAGCTTTTTTGAATCTGAATTTGTATCTGTAAAAAATGATATTATTGCTAAACATTTTTTTACATTAGAAAAAAGCATTTTTGATTTATCAGAAGAACAGAAAAAGCATACTCAAAACATATTATATGAAATACGTACCAGTATCTCTTTCAATAATATCAGTTTTGAAATTGATAGAAATAGCCAGCTTGAAAAACTCAAAGACAAATCACAGCAGATTTCAATTTTAAGCGGTATTGGCGGTGTTGGTAAAACTGTACTTGTCAAAAAGCTATATGAACAATTAAAAGATGAAATCCCCTTTTTTGTATTTAAAGCAGTAGAATTTGAATTAAGAAATATAAATGATCTATTTACAGATTTCACTTTTTATGATTTTGCCAGGGCTTATAAAGATATTAAAAATAAAATCATTGTAATAGATTCCTCTGAGAAATTACTTGATCTTAAAAATTCTGACCCTTTTAAAGAATTTTTAAAAATTCTTATTGAAGATAAATGGGAAATAATCTTCACGACAAGAGAAAATTATTTAGAAGACCTGAACTATCAGTTTTTTGAAATCTACAATATTGCTCCGCAAAATATTAGAATTAACAACTTAGAATTAAAAGAACTCTTTACAATTTCAGATCAATATTTATTTTCTCTGCCCAAAGACGAAAAGCTGGTGGAACTGATAAGAAATCCATTCTATCTGAATGAATATCTAAAATTTTATACTGATAGAGAAGAATTAAAATACAGTGAATTTAAAAATAAATTATGGAATAGGAATATAAAAAAAGCAAAACCGGAAAGAGAAAGATGCTTTCTGCAAATTGCATTTGAAAGAGCCAGTACAGGACAATTTTTTATCAGCCCGGATTGTGAATCAAATATCCTGGACAATGAATTAGTTGAAGATGGAATTGTAGGTTATGAAGCAACCGGCTATTTTATTACCCATGACATTTATGAGGAATGGGCATTAGAAAAAATTATTGAAAAGGAATTCATCAAAAAAACTGAAAATGAGGACTTCTTTGATAAAATAGGAGAATCCCTTCCTGTTCGTAGATGCTTTAGAAACTGGCTGTCAGAAAAACTTTTATTAGAAGATAGCGATATTAAAGAATTTATTGAAACTGCTATTGAAAACAAACAGGTTAAACCTTTCTGGAAAGATGAAATATTTGTCTCTGTTTTACTTTCAGATTATTCGGAAATATTTTTTGATATTTTTAAAGTGCAATTATTAGATAACAATCAGAAACTTTTAAAAAAACTCACTTTTATATTACGGATTGCCTGTAAAGAAGTTGACGATAATTTCTTTAAACAACTTGGATTTAAAACTCTAAACATCTTTACCCTGAAATATGTCTTAACAAAACCCAAAGGACGGGGCTGGGAAAGCCTTATAAAATTTGTTTACGAGAATATTAAAGCAATTGGCATTAAAAATATCAATTTTATTTTTCCTGTTATTTATGACTGGAATAGCAAAGTCAATCAAGGTGAAACCACAAAGCTTTCAAGCCTGATTGCATTGCAGTATTATCAGTGGATTATAAATGATAACTCTCATTTTTCCCGTGATGATGCTAAAAACAATCTTCTTGAAACCATCATTTACGGTTCATCTGAAATAAAAGATGAATTAAAATATGTATTTGAAGCAATTCTTAAACATGGATGGAAAAATCACAGAGATCCTTATTATGACTTGTCAAAGTTTATTTTAACAAAACTTGAAGGAACTCCTGTTTCCAGGATACTTCCAGAATATGTTTTAAAATTAGCTGATTTATTTTGGACTTATCAACCAAAATCAGAACATTCATATTACTCTCCAGGAAGAGAAATCGAACAATATTTCGGATTAGATACAAATCAATTCGATTGTTTTCCATCAAGTGCATTTCAAACTCCGATTTATTATTTATTGCAGTCTTCATTGCAGAAAACTATTGATTTTATATTAAATTTTACAAATAGATCAGTGCGTAATTATGTTGTTTCCGGTTTTGATAACCCTGTTCAGGAAATTGAGGTATTTTTTGAAAATGGGGATGTAAAAAAGCAATATATTAGCCACTGCCTTTGGAATTTGTATAGAGGTACAAGCTCACCGGTTAGTCCTTATCTGCTCCAATCAATTCATATGGCTTTGGAAAAATATTTTTTGGAACAAGGAAAAAATGCTGATTCAAAGGTACTTGAATCCTGGCTTCTTTATCTGTTGAAAAATTCAGAATCAGCCTCAATTTCTTCTGTTGTTACAAGCATAGTTTTAGCATATCCTGAAAAGACATTTAATATAGCCAAAATCCTTTTCAGAACAAAAGAATTTATAAATCATGATACAAGTAGATTGATTTCCGACAAACAGGCAGAATCATTGTATTCTATTGGATATGGGTTGAATTACAAAAAAGATATTCATGCTGATGAAAGGATAAAAACCTGTGAGGACGAACATAGAAAATGGACATTGGAGCATCAATTTTTAAAATACCAGCTATCTAAAAATATGGATACAAGTGATAAAGAATTTTCGAGCAGGCAAAATGATTTGTGGGAAATATTAGATAACTATTATCAAGAACTACCATCTGAATCTGAACAAAGCGAGTGGGATAAAACCTGGAGACTTTACCTTGCTAGAATGGATAGAAGGAAAATGGATATAACAGCAGAAAAAACCGAGCAAGGACTCGCCATTCAGTTTAATCCAGAAATAGCCCCTGAGTTGGAGAAATATAGGGAGAAAACAATAGCAAAAAGCACAGAGTCTTGGAAGTATAGCTCATTAAAAATATGGTCAGAATATAAATTCATTAGAGATGAAAAGTACAAACAGTATGAACAATATGAAGATAATCCAAATCTTGCATTAAATGAAGTAAAGGAAATTCTTTCAAAATTAAATAAAATTTCTGCTCCTGAGCGTTATAAATTTCAGTTGTCTGAAGACGAATATTTTTTTACATTTAACCAGTCAATTCCTGCTTATGTCTGTTCTGTTTTAGTCAGAGATCATTTTAATGAGCTTTCAAAAGAAGAAAAAGAATTGTGCAAGGATATTATTATTGAGGTTGCACTTTCATCTCTTGACCCGAATTATCAATATCAAATTTTTGATGGGGTACAGCCGTCTATATCTTTACTGCCAGCTTTATTAAATAATTTTCCAGAAGAGAATGAAAAGATAAAAATTATTTTATTGTTAACTCTGTTTAATGAATATCCGGTAGTCGGTATGTTTGCAAATGAAAGCTTCAATATTTACCCCATTACAGCTATCCATGCATTATGGAAGGACAATTTTGATGATGCTCAATCCTTATTATTTGGATACCTGCTACTTAAACCAAGATATGATGCATTCAGAAAATCAATTCGGGAGCAATATAATAAAGTTCAATCAATGGAAAAATTTTGTGATGATAACAACGAAGCATTGCAGGATGTTATTGAAAATAATTTAACACTAAGCAGTTTAAAAGAAATTGACAAACTAAGTTTACATACTCTCAATACAGCCTTTAAGATAATTCCCTTTAAAACAGATAATGAAGATCACAAGATTATTGTTAAAATAATTATCTCTGCCTTTGTTTTGAAAATACTTTCAGATGATAGATATGGAAAAATTGATTATAAAATAAAACATGATTTTCTAAAAACATACGCCTATTTTGTATTGAATTTACCTAAAAATGAAATCCAGGATTACCTTAATCCATTCCTTGATAATTTTAATTTATCTGAATCTATTGCTGATTTGTTTCAAGAAATTATTTTAGCTGAAGACATTTTAAATACATACGACAATTTTTGGACAGTTTGGGAATTGTTTAAGGAAAAAGTTATTGAACTCTGTAAAAAAGGAGATGACTACTGGAATGTAAAAGAAATTGTAAAAAGTTACCTATTTGCCGGGTTTCCCTGGAAAGAAACAGCTAAAGACTGGCATTCTCTAAAAGATAAAAATAAAAGATTTTTTAAAGAAATTTCTGAGAAGATAGGCCACTGTCCCTCTGCAATATATTCTATTTCAAAATTATTAAATGACATAGGAACTCCCTATATGGATGATGGTGTAATCTGGATTTCATATATACTGGATAAGAATCAGGACTACATTGATAAAAAGCTTGAAGAGAATACCATTTACTATATGGAAAACTTTATCAGAAAATACATCTATAAAAACCGTGAAAAAATTAAAAGAACAAGAAGTTCAAAAGACAAGGTTTTAATAATATTAAATTTTTTAATTGATAAAGGTTCTGCTGTTGGATATATGCTCAGGGAAAGTATTGTGTAA